A single genomic interval of Halalkalibaculum roseum harbors:
- a CDS encoding HD domain-containing protein yields the protein MVERTESEKLLREYIDNENLRHHCHMVAMATEAYARDLNKSEEEIEQWWTAGLLHDLDWEKFPEEHPNKAVNDILPEKGYNEVIIKAIEAHAPERTGREPETQIERYLFACDELSGFMNAVSLMRPNGFQDMKVKSVTKKLKDKRFAESVPREDIRRGAELIDIPLNEHIRFLIEVFKDI from the coding sequence ATGGTTGAAAGAACAGAATCGGAAAAGCTGCTTCGAGAGTATATAGACAATGAAAATCTTAGACATCACTGCCACATGGTTGCCATGGCTACTGAAGCATATGCAAGAGATTTAAACAAATCAGAGGAAGAAATAGAGCAGTGGTGGACGGCCGGATTACTTCATGACCTGGATTGGGAGAAATTTCCTGAGGAACACCCAAATAAAGCCGTCAATGATATTTTACCGGAAAAAGGCTACAACGAGGTTATAATTAAAGCTATTGAGGCTCATGCGCCGGAAAGAACCGGAAGAGAGCCCGAAACCCAGATTGAGAGGTACCTTTTCGCTTGTGATGAGCTATCCGGGTTTATGAATGCCGTTTCTTTGATGCGTCCAAACGGTTTTCAGGATATGAAAGTGAAATCAGTGACCAAAAAGCTAAAAGATAAGAGATTTGCCGAGAGTGTACCGCGAGAAGACATCAGGAGAGGGGCAGAACTTATTGACATACCATTAAATGAACATATACGTTTCCTTATTGAAGTATTCAAAGATATCTAA
- a CDS encoding RNA polymerase sigma factor, which yields MFYGYGMSITLRYAESREEAAEILNDAFMKVFTNIKDFDIDKPFKPWLRRIIINTAINHYHRTKKYREMDNVDFAEQSLSTREQILPGISYDEIIEMVQQLTPAYRTVFNLYVIEGFKHREIAEMLGIAVGTSKSNLAKAKRNLQAILEKNFM from the coding sequence ATGTTCTATGGCTACGGCATGAGCATCACCCTGAGATATGCTGAATCCCGTGAAGAGGCTGCAGAAATCCTTAATGATGCCTTTATGAAAGTATTCACAAACATCAAGGATTTCGATATAGATAAACCCTTTAAACCATGGTTGAGAAGGATCATTATCAACACTGCCATCAATCATTATCACAGAACCAAGAAATACCGGGAAATGGACAATGTAGATTTTGCGGAGCAATCACTCAGTACCCGGGAGCAAATATTACCCGGAATTTCATACGACGAAATTATCGAGATGGTCCAACAACTTACTCCCGCTTATCGCACGGTCTTTAATTTATATGTCATCGAAGGATTTAAGCACCGTGAAATAGCCGAAATGCTGGGTATCGCAGTAGGGACATCAAAATCAAACCTTGCCAAGGCAAAAAGGAACCTGCAGGCGATCTTGGAAAAGAATTTCATGTAA
- a CDS encoding outer membrane beta-barrel protein: MSDSNNKDPLEEFFQKKSGDYDISYREEDWKSLEGRLDALDAQIAARRRRRLAAAAVLIIISLLSYFIYQNNQEINSLNEQLSRQDQPQTITNPVPDSATEDALAENSTPVPDLKDVKEDPNNGKSEGNSQNERLENRVGETGAELATDINSDQYQTIARNKTNPISISEINCEECILSETITQTPTEFHSISANETYATDRNTPIAQLTGLESSQEETQRINSSKSALSRITLGFVLGPDMSTAGNFSNFYNPGSKIGVTVDYSISEKWAVSIGAIRSKVNYKAGSSDYSPPAGYWYNGVEADLTRAACILIDIPVNLSYRFFRRNHSRLYASAGLSSYIMLNEDYRFSYAYEQPELPQRWKENTGTKHFMSNANIAIGYEYELTNSLSLRAEPFLRVPIREIGWGNVDLYSVGSLFSINYSLNKL; encoded by the coding sequence ATGTCTGATTCAAATAACAAAGATCCATTAGAAGAGTTTTTTCAAAAGAAGTCGGGCGACTACGACATATCTTACCGTGAAGAAGACTGGAAATCACTTGAGGGGCGGCTCGATGCTCTGGATGCCCAGATTGCAGCCCGAAGAAGGAGAAGACTGGCAGCCGCTGCCGTATTGATCATCATCTCTCTTCTCTCCTACTTTATCTATCAGAACAATCAGGAAATCAATTCACTGAATGAACAGCTAAGCCGACAAGATCAGCCACAAACGATCACAAATCCTGTTCCTGATAGCGCAACCGAAGATGCCCTGGCTGAAAATAGCACACCCGTTCCTGATCTTAAAGATGTAAAAGAAGATCCTAATAATGGTAAGTCAGAGGGTAACTCACAGAATGAACGGTTGGAAAATCGCGTAGGGGAAACAGGAGCTGAATTAGCTACTGACATTAATTCTGATCAATACCAAACTATTGCAAGAAATAAAACCAACCCGATTAGTATATCGGAGATCAACTGTGAAGAGTGCATTTTATCGGAAACCATTACCCAAACTCCGACTGAATTTCACTCTATCAGTGCTAACGAAACGTATGCAACTGATCGTAATACTCCGATTGCCCAATTGACAGGACTGGAAAGCTCCCAGGAAGAAACACAAAGGATAAATTCCTCGAAAAGTGCTTTATCCAGGATCACCCTGGGCTTCGTTTTAGGGCCTGATATGAGTACCGCCGGTAATTTCAGCAATTTCTATAACCCCGGTTCTAAGATTGGAGTAACGGTTGATTATTCCATAAGCGAAAAGTGGGCGGTTTCAATTGGAGCCATTCGTTCTAAGGTGAATTACAAGGCAGGTAGCAGTGACTACAGCCCGCCTGCCGGCTATTGGTACAACGGAGTGGAAGCGGACCTTACAAGAGCGGCCTGCATTCTTATCGATATTCCTGTTAACCTTTCCTACCGTTTCTTTAGACGAAACCACTCGCGATTATATGCCAGTGCAGGACTCTCTTCCTATATCATGCTAAACGAAGATTATAGATTCAGCTATGCCTATGAACAGCCAGAATTACCGCAGCGCTGGAAGGAGAATACCGGTACCAAACATTTTATGAGCAATGCTAATATCGCTATCGGTTATGAATATGAGTTAACAAACAGTTTGAGCTTAAGAGCGGAACCGTTTTTAAGGGTTCCGATCAGGGAAATAGGCTGGGGTAATGTGGATCTATACTCAGTGGGTAGCCTCTTTTCCATCAATTACAGCTTAAATAAGCTATAA
- a CDS encoding c-type cytochrome domain-containing protein: MNNLLDNFFNRSTSSHNHRSRFSWIHHSLLILLLAGMTACGGGSSTGPEPDPDPDPTPNPDRPVSFSEDIQPIFSGNCTTSGCHDSNTQESGVNLTSYDAALNSIGVQYGTEIIDPGSSSNSPIVDKISNENPQFGQRMPLNRQPLSDAEIDSVVAWINNGAPNN, from the coding sequence ATGAATAATCTATTAGATAACTTTTTCAACAGAAGTACTTCCTCTCACAATCATAGATCTCGTTTCAGTTGGATTCATCATTCATTGCTCATACTGCTGCTTGCAGGTATGACGGCATGCGGTGGTGGAAGCTCAACAGGCCCTGAGCCGGACCCTGATCCCGATCCCACACCTAATCCGGACAGGCCTGTTAGCTTTTCTGAAGATATTCAGCCCATCTTTAGCGGAAATTGTACTACCAGCGGTTGCCATGATTCAAATACCCAAGAAAGCGGCGTTAATCTTACTTCCTACGATGCTGCACTGAACAGTATAGGTGTTCAATACGGTACGGAAATAATTGATCCCGGTAGTTCGAGTAACAGCCCGATTGTTGATAAAATATCAAATGAGAATCCTCAGTTTGGTCAGAGAATGCCACTAAACCGTCAGCCTCTGAGCGATGCGGAGATTGACTCAGTTGTTGCATGGATTAATAATGGAGCACCAAATAATTAA
- a CDS encoding YceI family protein gives MKRLLLTILTFCFLTSDIALSQAFKTESGNAEFKSSVPLHSFAGTSDNLVGRISLQDSTVDFYLDLATLDTGNGKRDKDMRKTLETDKYPFAEFYGKVISGFDPDSSNKQDVTVQGSFTIHDVSREVTINGTLQMRPEGLLVEADWVLNMTNYNIKPPGILFYRVEENIDIQIEALLKPQNS, from the coding sequence ATGAAACGATTACTGCTGACCATACTGACATTCTGTTTTTTAACAAGCGATATCGCTCTCTCACAAGCGTTCAAAACAGAATCAGGAAATGCTGAATTTAAATCTTCGGTTCCGCTGCATTCCTTTGCGGGGACCTCTGATAACCTAGTGGGCAGGATATCGTTACAGGATTCAACAGTAGATTTTTACCTGGATCTGGCAACCCTCGACACCGGTAACGGCAAAAGAGACAAAGATATGAGAAAAACGCTTGAGACCGACAAGTATCCATTTGCCGAATTTTATGGAAAAGTTATCTCAGGCTTCGATCCCGATTCTTCGAACAAGCAGGATGTAACCGTTCAAGGTTCATTTACTATACACGATGTCTCAAGGGAGGTTACTATCAACGGTACCCTTCAGATGAGACCGGAAGGATTACTCGTTGAAGCCGACTGGGTACTCAATATGACAAATTATAATATCAAGCCCCCCGGCATACTGTTTTATCGTGTAGAAGAGAATATTGATATACAGATTGAAGCGCTGCTAAAACCTCAAAATAGTTAA
- a CDS encoding DUF5777 family beta-barrel protein, whose product MRINKLLLLLISLLLYQNQAYAQMERERVNPGGAISETFWAPNLIGLETTEQISAKNLNVTIMHSFGIVSNRTLQNFFGLDIGPNVRLGLDYGITDNWSIGIGRMTDRKVVDLRSKLNLFRQTKDNSVPFSMSIKGDLGITTQENNRPIKDDMNYLLSLPIANKVSDALSIQIAPMIAHFNHVSGISQTENTLYALGLGSEFRISRRYALTAEYYPVLGNRNPDTINAFALGLNIETGGHVFQLFFASSSWHTEQYIISYNDENFWAGDFRFGFNVNRIFGL is encoded by the coding sequence ATGCGCATAAATAAACTTTTGCTGTTACTGATATCGCTTTTGCTATACCAAAACCAAGCCTATGCACAAATGGAGAGAGAAAGGGTAAATCCCGGCGGAGCGATATCTGAAACATTTTGGGCTCCCAACCTGATCGGGCTTGAGACTACTGAGCAAATCTCTGCAAAGAATCTCAATGTCACTATCATGCACAGTTTTGGCATAGTAAGTAATAGAACTCTTCAAAATTTCTTTGGTCTCGACATTGGTCCGAATGTTAGATTGGGTTTAGATTACGGTATCACCGACAATTGGTCCATTGGAATAGGACGAATGACCGATAGGAAAGTCGTAGATTTGAGATCCAAATTAAATTTATTTCGGCAGACTAAAGACAACTCGGTTCCATTTAGCATGTCCATTAAAGGAGATCTTGGAATCACTACGCAAGAGAACAATCGTCCTATAAAAGACGATATGAATTATTTGCTTTCCCTGCCTATCGCAAATAAAGTGAGTGACGCCCTAAGTATTCAAATTGCACCCATGATTGCACATTTCAACCATGTTAGCGGCATTTCACAAACTGAAAACACTTTATATGCTTTAGGGCTGGGTAGTGAATTTCGTATTTCCCGGCGTTATGCACTTACGGCAGAATACTATCCGGTTTTAGGAAATCGCAATCCGGATACCATAAATGCTTTTGCATTGGGTCTAAACATCGAAACCGGCGGACATGTATTTCAGTTATTTTTTGCATCTTCAAGCTGGCATACGGAACAGTACATCATCTCCTACAATGATGAGAATTTCTGGGCAGGTGATTTCCGTTTTGGATTCAACGTAAACAGAATTTTTGGTCTTTAA
- a CDS encoding TM2 domain-containing protein has protein sequence MAKLLDYLPELEGDEAAYISQLLKSMDEETAEKFSKVYRARRKDPQIILFSALAGFLGVAGVHRLIIGHIGMGVLYLLTGGLCLIGTIVDLINYKNLAFEYNRSVAQEVRSLID, from the coding sequence ATGGCTAAACTACTCGATTATTTACCCGAATTGGAAGGAGACGAGGCAGCATATATTTCTCAACTACTAAAATCAATGGATGAGGAAACCGCCGAAAAATTTTCAAAAGTATATCGTGCTCGGAGAAAAGATCCACAAATCATACTGTTCTCTGCACTTGCCGGGTTTCTTGGAGTAGCTGGAGTTCATCGACTCATCATCGGCCATATTGGAATGGGTGTACTCTATCTGCTTACCGGTGGTCTATGCCTTATCGGTACTATTGTAGATTTGATCAATTATAAGAACCTGGCTTTTGAATACAATCGAAGTGTTGCCCAGGAAGTACGCTCTCTAATCGATTAG
- a CDS encoding DUF2752 domain-containing protein: MKKLFNRHFEWGALSVGLLLMALMNPYTDYESSWCLFEKIGITFCPGEGLGHSIAFLARGEYMNSLEANIMGPFALIIISSRIIYLLNNKFFKRNKKSLHNG; the protein is encoded by the coding sequence ATGAAAAAACTATTTAACAGACACTTTGAATGGGGAGCCTTGTCTGTCGGTCTATTACTGATGGCCCTGATGAATCCATATACCGATTATGAATCGTCTTGGTGTTTATTTGAAAAAATCGGTATTACCTTTTGCCCGGGGGAAGGATTAGGACATTCCATCGCTTTTCTGGCTAGAGGTGAATATATGAACTCATTAGAGGCTAATATAATGGGGCCCTTTGCATTAATAATTATTTCCTCACGTATAATTTACCTCTTAAACAATAAGTTTTTCAAAAGAAATAAAAAATCACTACACAATGGCTAA
- a CDS encoding ATP-binding response regulator — protein sequence MSENSKEASVLIVDDTEPNVRLLAHVVKKEGYEVMAAFSGGDALSLIEKRKPDIILLDVMMPEMNGFEVCEYLKDHEQYKDIPVIFLSALSETDSKVQGFNVGGVDYITKPFQREEVLARIDLHVKLKKLQAELSNKVEQLKQREESLEKLNAEKDELMRIVGHDFRNPVTGIMGLAGFLEDNIENIDVAEQSDILGIIKGSGQKLLNLVNGLLNKEEKASISELILQELDLKTTILDIIDLHRPTAVNKGITIEKELQEMSKKTVDKHKLEQILSNLLSNALKFTLKGGTICVRLREVEDSNGAIDLTVEDSGMGIPKEQLEDLWDSGEKKIRYGTSGEKGSGMGLELVRKFTNLHGGDVTVDSVEGEGTTFTVRLYDQKMNVASNVT from the coding sequence ATGTCAGAAAACTCAAAGGAAGCTTCTGTACTCATCGTTGATGATACAGAACCTAATGTACGTTTGCTTGCACATGTCGTAAAAAAGGAGGGGTATGAGGTGATGGCTGCATTTTCGGGCGGAGATGCACTATCATTAATTGAAAAACGTAAGCCTGATATCATTTTGTTAGACGTGATGATGCCTGAAATGAACGGTTTCGAAGTCTGTGAATACCTGAAGGATCATGAACAGTATAAAGATATTCCGGTTATCTTTTTAAGTGCCTTGTCAGAGACAGATTCAAAAGTGCAGGGATTTAATGTGGGAGGCGTAGACTACATCACCAAACCCTTTCAAAGAGAGGAGGTTCTTGCCCGCATTGATTTGCATGTGAAATTGAAAAAATTACAGGCTGAACTCAGCAATAAAGTGGAACAGCTCAAGCAGAGGGAAGAATCTCTTGAAAAACTCAATGCCGAAAAAGATGAGCTGATGCGAATTGTAGGTCACGATTTCAGGAATCCCGTAACAGGTATCATGGGGCTGGCAGGTTTTCTTGAAGACAACATTGAGAATATTGATGTTGCGGAGCAGTCCGATATATTGGGCATTATCAAAGGGAGCGGGCAAAAACTTTTGAACCTGGTTAATGGTCTATTGAACAAAGAGGAGAAAGCCAGTATCTCTGAATTGATTTTGCAAGAACTGGATCTAAAAACCACTATTTTAGACATAATCGACTTACATCGGCCTACTGCAGTTAATAAAGGAATTACGATTGAAAAAGAACTGCAGGAGATGTCCAAAAAGACGGTTGATAAGCATAAGCTTGAGCAAATATTGAGCAATCTTTTATCCAATGCTCTTAAGTTTACGCTTAAAGGCGGTACCATATGTGTGAGATTGCGAGAAGTTGAAGACAGCAACGGTGCAATAGACCTGACCGTGGAAGATTCGGGGATGGGTATACCGAAGGAACAGCTTGAAGACCTTTGGGACTCCGGAGAAAAGAAAATTCGATACGGTACTTCCGGCGAGAAGGGTTCGGGTATGGGTTTGGAACTGGTCAGGAAATTTACCAATCTGCACGGTGGTGATGTGACTGTGGATTCCGTGGAAGGAGAGGGAACCACCTTTACGGTACGCCTCTATGACCAAAAAATGAATGTGGCGAGCAACGTAACTTAA
- a CDS encoding TonB-dependent receptor family protein translates to MQIQYKLFTAFLFLFVLISIPAVAQQRDTLKAELDPIRIEAIYSTISPANAPLSLSVYNRSVFKRNSEASLTMNKITEQLPGIWVNDRENYSLGERITIRGVGWRTSFGVRGIQVIMDGIPLTVADGQTMLNPVDPSFVNKLELIRGPASTFWGNSSGGVLHISTFQSQQESPTLSLRSTAGSYNLFKQDVQYSGSFGSHSVSAYSSYLSQNGFRDHSSVKLSRSGLKGSVDLNNKSRLEYVGAFVAMPEAKNPSSLTKEDALNSPKMANPSSITNDAGKQVYQGQLGLNYYRDSSLGFITLTGYGIYRDLTNPLPFAVIDLNRWAGGLRGTLEKSFDNLNINFGFDSKIQSDDRSEFENNTGIRGNITLEQLEQVTNQALFVTSDVELGNWKLLAGLRYDWLTFSVDSASVSQTNSRTFNALSPSIGVTYRSNTNKWFANFSTSFEAPTTTELVNSPEGGSGFNPNLEPERTLGVEIGTKGRTADNILGYELTLYRMWITDILFPYQLQANGPTFYRNQGNTIHNGIETRITLNPIDALQFNATYNYIHATFQGEDTDSGSSIEDNDVPGIPDHRLNASISYQYKSILGELTYSYVSQYFADNLNTAENNAYNTLDAKISLARPLGDRFYRLQPFLNVNNIFNERYNGSIVPNAFGNRYFEPAAGRNFQFGLSISFY, encoded by the coding sequence ATGCAGATTCAATATAAACTTTTTACAGCCTTTTTGTTTTTATTCGTTCTTATTTCCATCCCTGCCGTAGCCCAGCAACGGGATACCTTAAAGGCTGAGTTGGACCCCATCAGGATTGAAGCAATTTATTCCACCATTAGTCCGGCTAATGCTCCACTGTCGCTCTCTGTTTATAATAGAAGTGTTTTTAAAAGAAACAGTGAGGCTTCACTGACAATGAACAAAATAACTGAGCAGTTACCCGGAATATGGGTGAATGACAGGGAGAACTACTCCCTCGGTGAACGCATCACTATCAGAGGGGTGGGATGGCGTACCTCTTTTGGTGTTCGTGGTATACAGGTGATTATGGATGGTATCCCTCTTACTGTTGCAGACGGACAGACTATGCTAAACCCTGTTGATCCTTCTTTTGTAAACAAGCTCGAATTGATCAGAGGTCCTGCTTCTACCTTTTGGGGTAACAGTAGCGGCGGAGTACTTCATATCTCAACCTTCCAATCACAACAAGAATCGCCCACACTGAGCCTGCGCAGTACAGCCGGATCTTACAACCTGTTTAAGCAAGATGTTCAGTATAGTGGCTCATTTGGCAGCCATTCTGTGTCAGCTTACAGTTCCTATTTAAGCCAGAATGGCTTTCGCGATCACAGTTCGGTAAAACTCAGCCGGTCAGGTTTAAAGGGATCGGTAGATTTGAATAATAAAAGCAGATTAGAGTATGTAGGGGCTTTTGTCGCCATGCCGGAAGCAAAGAATCCAAGCAGTCTAACCAAGGAGGATGCACTTAATAGTCCAAAAATGGCCAACCCCTCTTCCATCACCAATGATGCCGGAAAACAGGTTTACCAGGGTCAACTGGGCTTAAATTATTACAGGGACTCTTCACTGGGATTTATAACTCTTACGGGATATGGTATATACCGGGATCTCACTAATCCTTTACCCTTTGCAGTGATTGACCTCAACCGCTGGGCCGGTGGTCTAAGAGGAACACTTGAAAAAAGCTTTGACAACCTCAATATAAATTTCGGCTTTGACAGTAAGATACAGTCCGATGACCGTAGTGAATTTGAAAACAACACAGGAATCAGAGGCAACATTACGCTTGAACAACTCGAGCAGGTCACTAATCAGGCCCTGTTTGTCACTTCTGATGTTGAATTAGGAAATTGGAAACTGCTGGCCGGTTTACGATACGACTGGCTTACCTTCAGTGTTGATTCTGCTTCTGTTTCCCAAACCAACAGCCGGACTTTTAACGCTTTGAGTCCCAGTATCGGCGTAACCTACCGCTCCAACACGAACAAATGGTTCGCCAATTTTAGTACTTCCTTCGAAGCCCCAACTACCACTGAATTGGTAAACAGCCCTGAGGGTGGATCCGGTTTTAACCCAAATCTAGAACCTGAGCGCACTTTAGGTGTTGAAATTGGAACTAAGGGGCGGACAGCAGACAATATTCTGGGCTATGAGTTGACACTCTATCGCATGTGGATCACTGACATCCTGTTTCCATATCAATTACAGGCCAATGGGCCTACATTTTATCGTAATCAGGGGAATACAATACATAACGGTATCGAGACGCGTATAACACTTAATCCCATTGATGCGCTGCAATTTAATGCCACTTATAATTATATCCACGCTACATTTCAAGGGGAAGATACAGACAGCGGCTCTTCAATTGAGGACAATGATGTACCAGGAATTCCTGATCATCGTCTGAATGCCAGTATTTCTTATCAATATAAAAGTATTTTAGGTGAACTTACTTATAGCTATGTAAGCCAATATTTTGCAGATAATTTAAATACAGCTGAAAATAATGCTTACAATACTTTGGATGCTAAAATAAGCCTGGCACGTCCCCTGGGAGACCGTTTTTATCGCCTGCAACCCTTTCTAAATGTGAACAATATATTCAATGAGCGCTATAACGGCTCTATTGTGCCAAATGCCTTCGGTAATCGTTATTTTGAACCTGCTGCAGGTAGAAATTTCCAGTTTGGCCTCTCGATATCATTCTATTAA
- a CDS encoding PQQ-dependent sugar dehydrogenase: MYHKKLSLLLLPLFILASCTQQPPFPADAVTFSENNGGLTLPDGFRASVVADSIGYARHLTVDDDGDIYVVLREPQNGKGIAALRDQDNDGNAEQIEYFSEFTDTGIRLHNGYLYVSTDSSVHRYQMTGDDLIPSAEPQTVISGFPDQSSHAAKSFTFDESGNIYVNVGAPSNACQQESRTKGSPGMEPCPHLERQAGIWKFSADSLNQTQNEDGQRYATGIRNAVALDWNETTDHLYVVQHGRDQLNTLWPDYYTAEDNAALPAEEFFLVNEGDNFGWPYAYYDWQKDQKMVMPEYGGDGETPVEEGEYEDPIMAFPGHWAPNDLLFYTHNHFPERYVNGAFIAFHGSWNRAPEPQQGYKVVFVPFSGETPSGDYEEFATGFPGSESPQPGSAEHRPMGLAQGPDGTLYITDSQKGKVWRVVYTGSETGTGE; the protein is encoded by the coding sequence ATGTACCATAAAAAATTAAGCCTCTTACTGCTACCATTATTTATTTTAGCCTCCTGTACTCAACAACCTCCCTTTCCTGCTGATGCAGTGACATTTTCAGAAAACAATGGCGGTCTTACCTTGCCTGATGGATTTCGTGCATCGGTTGTTGCCGACAGCATCGGTTATGCAAGACATTTAACCGTAGATGATGACGGCGATATCTATGTGGTTTTACGCGAACCCCAAAACGGAAAGGGTATTGCAGCGCTCAGGGATCAGGACAATGATGGAAATGCAGAGCAGATCGAGTATTTCAGTGAATTTACCGACACCGGAATCAGGCTGCACAACGGATATCTATATGTAAGTACCGATTCTTCTGTGCACCGGTATCAAATGACGGGTGATGATCTCATTCCATCGGCCGAGCCTCAAACCGTGATTTCAGGTTTCCCAGACCAAAGTTCACACGCTGCCAAGTCATTTACTTTTGATGAATCAGGCAATATCTATGTTAATGTCGGTGCCCCATCCAATGCCTGTCAGCAAGAGAGCAGAACCAAAGGGTCTCCGGGTATGGAGCCTTGCCCACACCTTGAAAGACAGGCGGGCATCTGGAAATTTAGTGCTGATAGCTTGAATCAGACACAAAATGAAGACGGTCAGAGATACGCTACCGGGATTCGCAATGCCGTAGCACTGGATTGGAATGAAACCACAGATCATCTATATGTTGTGCAACATGGCCGGGATCAATTGAACACTTTGTGGCCTGATTATTATACTGCCGAAGATAATGCCGCATTGCCTGCCGAAGAATTTTTTCTCGTAAACGAGGGAGACAATTTTGGATGGCCTTATGCCTATTATGACTGGCAAAAAGACCAAAAAATGGTGATGCCTGAATATGGCGGTGACGGAGAAACTCCTGTTGAAGAGGGCGAATATGAAGACCCGATCATGGCTTTCCCCGGTCACTGGGCACCTAATGACCTGTTATTTTATACCCATAATCATTTCCCTGAACGCTACGTGAACGGTGCTTTCATAGCCTTTCACGGATCATGGAACCGGGCACCTGAGCCTCAGCAAGGGTATAAGGTAGTATTCGTACCTTTCAGCGGCGAGACACCCTCGGGTGATTATGAAGAATTTGCTACAGGTTTCCCGGGTTCTGAATCTCCACAGCCCGGTTCTGCGGAACACCGCCCGATGGGACTAGCACAAGGACCTGACGGAACACTTTATATTACCGATTCTCAGAAAGGAAAAGTTTGGAGAGTCGTATATACAGGTTCAGAAACCGGCACCGGAGAGTAA
- a CDS encoding cation diffusion facilitator family transporter, which translates to MASGSKKVIYAALIGNGLIAITKFAASVITGSSAMLSEGIHSSVDTGNQLLLLLGLKRAKKPADERFPYGHGKEVYFWSFIVAIMIFGVGAGISIYEGIHSVMDPHPIQNPMTNYVVLGLAMIFEAFAWYFAWKEFQKAKGERSYYEAVRKEKDPTTFVVLFEDTAAMLGLIVAFLGIWIGQITGNLLMDGIASIVIGIILAVTAAWLAYETKSLLIGESASKEIVNGISEMAESTDSIRSVNETLTMHVGPNYVLLNLSVDFQNNLDAEHIEKAISNLTKMIKEKYPSIKRVFIEAEKSKSASE; encoded by the coding sequence ATGGCATCAGGTTCCAAAAAAGTTATTTATGCAGCGCTAATTGGTAACGGACTAATCGCAATTACTAAATTTGCTGCCTCTGTTATTACCGGCAGTTCGGCAATGCTCTCGGAAGGCATTCACTCAAGTGTTGATACGGGGAATCAATTGCTCTTACTTCTTGGATTGAAACGCGCCAAGAAACCGGCTGATGAACGTTTCCCATATGGTCATGGAAAGGAAGTCTATTTTTGGAGTTTTATAGTAGCCATAATGATTTTCGGAGTTGGAGCAGGCATATCCATATATGAAGGCATTCATAGTGTAATGGACCCGCATCCAATACAGAATCCGATGACCAATTATGTTGTATTGGGCCTGGCTATGATCTTTGAGGCCTTTGCCTGGTATTTTGCCTGGAAAGAATTTCAAAAAGCAAAAGGTGAGCGAAGCTATTACGAAGCGGTCCGAAAAGAGAAGGATCCCACAACCTTTGTTGTACTTTTTGAGGATACCGCAGCGATGCTCGGATTGATTGTAGCATTTCTGGGAATCTGGATTGGACAAATCACCGGAAACCTGCTGATGGATGGTATCGCCTCTATAGTAATCGGAATTATACTGGCTGTGACTGCAGCGTGGTTGGCCTATGAGACAAAAAGCCTGCTAATCGGTGAGAGTGCCAGTAAGGAGATTGTGAATGGTATTTCAGAAATGGCGGAATCCACGGACTCCATTCGTTCAGTTAATGAGACCTTAACCATGCATGTCGGTCCTAATTATGTGCTCTTAAACCTGAGCGTAGATTTCCAAAACAATCTGGATGCCGAACATATCGAAAAAGCAATATCTAACTTAACAAAAATGATCAAGGAGAAATATCCTAGTATAAAACGAGTATTCATTGAAGCAGAGAAATCAAAATCTGCATCCGAATGA